One Manihot esculenta cultivar AM560-2 chromosome 6, M.esculenta_v8, whole genome shotgun sequence DNA segment encodes these proteins:
- the LOC110617521 gene encoding methyl-CpG-binding domain-containing protein 11: MATSVSRKDKDFSLQLPAPPGWKKQFVAKKSGTPKKNEIIFTAPTGEEFTGRRQLEQYLKSHPGSPAVSEFDWGTGETPRRSARISEKSKAAPTRETEPPKKRSRKSAASKNETKETEIATEGAEAKEIQMRDAGKSGKDKTNVEAGKEDLKGDQADNKDKPRESDAKTEATPTEEAKVERGVDKSEKTEDGKGVEPKHSKGTSDGSGISENKKETLEDEKVQGKDAQPTVEASKKRGSGERYKADTVINEDKCEAEAENKKKPNKSIPETEGEIKDIEATNGNNEKPNCTVIDDVNEKVQEEVMENGRSGSDAKQSQA; encoded by the exons ATGGCTACTTCAGTTTCCAGAAAAGACAAGGATTTCTCTTTACAACTTCCTGCTCCTCCTGGCTGGAAAAAGCAG TTTGTTGCCAAGAAGAGTGGGACACCTAAGAAAAATGAGATCATATTCACTGCCCCAACCGGGGAGGAATTCACAGGTAGAAGGCAGTTGGAACAATATCTCAAATCACACCCTGGCAGTCCAGCTGTATCTGAGTTTGACTGGGGCACTGGTGAGACCCCTAGACGATCAGCAAGGATTAGTGAGAAGTCAAAGGCAGCTCCAACCCGAGAAACTGAACCCCCAAAGAAACGAAGCAGGAAGTCAGCAGCTTCTAAAAATGAGACCAAAGAAACAGAAATTGCAACAGAAGGAGCTGAGGCAAAGGAAATTCAAATGCGGGATGCTGGAAAGAGTGGAAAGGACAAAACAAATGTAGAAGCTGGAAAAGAAGACCTGAAAGGAGATCAGGCAGATAATAAAGATAAACCTCGAGAGAGTGATGCTAAAACGGAAGCAACTCCTACCGAAGAAGCTAAAGTTGAACGAGGCGTTGATAAATCTGAAAAAACTGAAGATGGAAAGGGAGTAGAGCCTAAGCATTCCAAAGGTACATCTGATGGTTCAGGAATATCTGAGAATAAGAAGGAAACTTTGGAGGATGAAAAGGTTCAAGGTAAGGACGCCCAACCAACGGTTGAGGCTTCAAAAAAACGTGGGTCTGGGGAACGATATAAAGCTGATACAGTCATCAATGAGGACAAGTGTGAAGCGGAAGCAGAGAACAAAAAGAAACCTAACAAAAGCATTCCTGAGACCGAAGGAGAGATCAAGGATATAGAAGCAACAAATGGCAATAATGAGAAACCAAATTGTACAGTTATTGATGACGTGAATGAGAAGGTGCAAGAAGAGGTAATGGAGAATGGAAGAAGTGGCAGTGATGCCAAGCAAAGTCAAGCCTAG
- the LOC110616867 gene encoding thylakoid lumenal 16.5 kDa protein, chloroplastic produces MASTFLSTANSFLSSSSSSLSSLTTTVFFCPKKNNARRQLKFCRTFSKSPSPPPSPNLTKRSLSISFISSFVFSLASRSNSSSANAAILEADDDEELLERVKRDRKKRIERQGVISSSNKEKGYLQDLVYKLSKVGQAIENNDLTTASSVLGGSTNADWVQKANIAFSKLSSSPEEKTQVDTFNSSLASLISSVTNNDIESSKTAFVSSATAFEKWTTLTGLVGQLKGL; encoded by the exons atggcATCAACGTTTCTCTCAACTGCGAACTCCTTcctctcttcctcctcctcctctttatCTTCACTAACAACAACTGTATTTTTCTGTCCAAAAAAGAACAATGCCAGGAGACAGCTAAAATTTTGCAGAACTTTTAGTAAGTCACCATCGCCACCACCTTCTCCAAATTTAACCAAAAGAAGCCTCTCTATTTCCTTCATCTCCAGCTTTGTCTTCTCATTGGCTAGCAGGAGCAACTCCAGTAGTGCCAATGCAGCTATACTGGAagctgatgatgatgaagagcTACTGGAGAGAGTGAAGAGAGACAGAAAGAAGAGGATTGAAAGACAAGGTGTCATTAGTTCATCTAACAAGGAAAAAG GATATTTACAGGATCTAGTTTACAAGCTGAGCAAGGTAGGTCAAGCCATAGAAAACAATGATCTAACCACAGCTAGTTCTGTTCTTGGAGGAAGCACCAATGCAGATTGGGTCCAAAAGGCCAATATAGCTTTCTCCAAG CTGAGTTCTAGTCCTGAGGAGAAGACTCAGGTGGATACATTCAATTCATCTCTAGCTTCATTGATCTCATCAG TTACTAACAATgacattgaatcctccaaaacTGCTTTTGTGTCGTCTGCCACCGCATTCGAGAAATGGACAACCTTGACAGGACTGGTTGGACAGCTCAAAGGGCTTTAG